In Anaerolineales bacterium, a single genomic region encodes these proteins:
- the glgP gene encoding alpha-glucan family phosphorylase has product MASMQEGFLEATPPIAAELTLPRRLSRLPELAYNLWWTWQPQAQDLFSRIDFSVWEETRHNPVQFLRKVKRPQLNAALSNVGYMETYGRVMESFDRYLDATDTWYRRENPDLLNRPIAYFSTEYGLHESIQGYAGGLGVLAGDLLKEASDLGIPMVGLGFLYTLGYFRQSVTEDGWQEALYEPLDFSNLPVWPVIGRDGKPLTVNVALPERDLSARLWQVRVGRIPLYLLDSNVESNSEADRELTARLYTSEAEQRISQEIILGIGGVRALRALGYNPAAWHLNEGHSAFALLERAREYVAAGRTFAEAREIIRKTTVFTTHTPVPAGADEFPLLLMDKFFPQYWPQLGLEREGFLDIARHRHSWGETFSMPVLALRMSDHANGVSELHGRVARKMYNHLWPDLPEEKVPIRHITNGIHSQTWLAPPMASLFDEFMGEDWRERIDQQAVWDGVCEIPDKQLWETRIHLKQRLVAHIRDRSRQQWLSGKKHPVQIVNAGVLLDPNMLIIGFARRFATYKRAGLLLRRPDRLLALLNRPNMPVQFIFAGKAHPADEPAKRLLQDVYRFAKRHEAGGRFVFLEDYDINLARYLVQGADVWLNTPLRPLEASGTSGQKAALNGVLNFSVLDGWWREGYNGRNGWAIGDDKENQNAEAQNAEDTDSLYAVLENEIIPLYYENRTAENIPSEWLVRVRESVRTISATFNTRRMLKEYACDLYLPAIRQPFPEMDDPSLGIPT; this is encoded by the coding sequence GTGGCCTCCATGCAGGAAGGATTCCTCGAAGCGACCCCGCCGATCGCGGCGGAACTCACGTTGCCCAGAAGGCTTTCGCGGCTACCGGAGCTTGCCTACAACCTTTGGTGGACCTGGCAGCCGCAGGCCCAGGACCTGTTCAGTCGGATCGATTTCTCGGTGTGGGAGGAGACCCGCCACAACCCGGTCCAATTCCTGCGCAAGGTGAAGCGCCCCCAGCTGAACGCCGCGCTTTCGAACGTCGGCTACATGGAAACCTACGGTCGGGTGATGGAATCCTTTGACCGCTACCTGGACGCCACCGACACCTGGTACCGGCGCGAAAATCCGGACCTGCTGAACCGCCCGATCGCCTACTTTTCCACCGAATACGGCCTGCATGAATCCATTCAGGGCTACGCCGGGGGGCTGGGCGTGCTGGCCGGCGATCTGCTCAAGGAAGCCAGCGACCTCGGAATTCCCATGGTCGGGCTGGGCTTTCTGTACACCCTCGGCTATTTCCGGCAAAGCGTAACGGAAGACGGATGGCAGGAAGCCCTCTATGAACCGCTGGATTTTTCCAACCTTCCGGTTTGGCCGGTGATCGGCCGGGACGGAAAACCGCTCACCGTCAACGTCGCACTCCCCGAACGGGATCTCTCCGCCCGCCTGTGGCAGGTGCGGGTCGGCCGAATCCCCCTCTACCTTCTGGACAGCAACGTCGAATCCAACTCGGAAGCCGACCGCGAACTGACGGCGCGCCTGTACACCAGCGAGGCGGAACAGCGCATCTCGCAGGAGATCATCCTGGGGATCGGCGGGGTGCGCGCTCTGCGCGCGCTGGGCTACAACCCCGCCGCCTGGCACCTCAACGAGGGCCACTCCGCCTTCGCCCTCCTGGAGCGGGCGCGCGAGTACGTCGCCGCCGGGCGGACCTTCGCCGAAGCCCGGGAGATCATCCGCAAGACGACGGTCTTCACCACCCACACGCCGGTCCCGGCCGGGGCCGACGAATTCCCGCTCTTGCTGATGGACAAATTTTTTCCGCAGTATTGGCCCCAGCTCGGGCTCGAGCGGGAAGGGTTCCTCGACATCGCCCGCCACCGACACTCCTGGGGCGAAACCTTCAGCATGCCAGTCCTCGCGCTGCGGATGTCCGACCACGCCAACGGCGTATCGGAACTGCACGGCCGGGTGGCGCGCAAAATGTACAACCACCTTTGGCCGGACCTGCCGGAGGAGAAAGTTCCGATCCGCCACATCACCAACGGGATCCACTCCCAGACCTGGCTGGCCCCGCCGATGGCCTCCCTGTTCGACGAGTTTATGGGGGAGGATTGGCGCGAACGGATCGATCAGCAAGCCGTGTGGGACGGCGTGTGCGAAATTCCCGACAAGCAACTGTGGGAGACGCGGATCCACCTTAAGCAGCGTCTGGTGGCCCACATCCGCGACCGCTCCCGCCAGCAGTGGCTGTCCGGGAAAAAACACCCGGTCCAGATCGTCAACGCCGGCGTGCTGCTCGATCCGAACATGCTGATTATCGGCTTCGCCCGGCGCTTCGCCACCTACAAGCGGGCTGGCTTGCTGTTGCGCCGGCCGGACCGGCTGTTGGCGCTGCTCAACCGCCCGAACATGCCGGTCCAATTCATCTTCGCCGGCAAAGCCCATCCGGCCGACGAACCGGCCAAACGCCTGCTGCAGGACGTCTACCGGTTCGCCAAACGGCACGAGGCCGGCGGACGATTCGTGTTCCTTGAGGATTACGACATCAATCTGGCCCGCTACCTGGTCCAGGGCGCGGACGTGTGGTTGAACACGCCCCTCCGCCCACTGGAAGCCTCCGGCACCTCGGGCCAGAAGGCCGCGCTCAACGGCGTGCTGAACTTCTCGGTCCTCGACGGCTGGTGGCGCGAAGGCTACAACGGGCGCAACGGGTGGGCGATCGGCGACGACAAAGAGAATCAAAACGCCGAAGCGCAGAACGCGGAGGACACCGATTCGCTGTACGCGGTTTTGGAAAACGAGATCATCCCCCTGTATTACGAAAATCGGACGGCGGAAAACATCCCCTCCGAATGGCTCGTGCGGGTCCGCGAATCGGTCCGCACAATTTCGGCGACCTTCAACACCCGGCGGATGCTCAAGGAATACGCCTGCGACCTCTACCTGCCCGCCATCCGGCAGCCGTTCCCGGAGATGGACGATCCGTCTCTGGGAATCCCGACCTAA
- a CDS encoding CinA family nicotinamide mononucleotide deamidase-related protein, translating to MIAEIIAIGNELLLGEIADTNTQWIARTLREEGIEVRRATAVGDHLERIAAAFREAAERSDAVIATGGLGPTVDDPTRDAAAEAAGVGLVFQPELWEEIRDRFRILGRAPTDNNRKQAQLPQGAEALSNPFGTAPGFALEIGRAVLFAVPGVPSEMEAMIREGVLPALRRRGGGPAVIRKRVLHVVGLGESQIDERIGRWESMENPIVGLNAHAGLTDVRIVSRAAVESEALAVISAAESDIRSALRGYVVGADEQTLAGAVLGLLPPGAALASVESGTAGALAALLEAEESERYLGGRILGAAGGSRELAERTRGVQADLRATHAVGLAVLPAKRCFRSEYVIRCGDAVERKVRTHLIPRPLACRWAATVALTACWNLLKESAQP from the coding sequence AACTGCTGCTGGGAGAGATCGCCGACACGAACACCCAATGGATCGCCCGCACGCTGCGCGAAGAGGGGATCGAAGTCCGGCGCGCGACCGCCGTCGGCGACCACCTCGAGCGGATCGCGGCCGCCTTTCGGGAAGCCGCCGAACGGTCCGATGCCGTCATCGCCACCGGCGGACTGGGGCCGACCGTGGACGATCCGACCCGTGACGCCGCGGCCGAAGCCGCCGGCGTGGGGCTCGTTTTCCAGCCCGAACTCTGGGAGGAAATCCGGGACCGGTTCCGGATCCTCGGCCGCGCCCCCACCGATAACAATCGCAAGCAGGCGCAACTGCCGCAGGGCGCCGAGGCCCTTTCGAATCCATTCGGAACCGCCCCCGGTTTCGCCCTGGAGATCGGCCGCGCGGTTCTGTTCGCGGTTCCCGGGGTGCCGAGCGAGATGGAGGCGATGATCCGCGAGGGGGTCCTGCCCGCCCTGCGCCGCCGCGGCGGCGGGCCGGCGGTCATCCGCAAGCGGGTCCTGCACGTAGTCGGTTTGGGGGAATCGCAGATCGACGAGCGGATCGGCCGCTGGGAAAGCATGGAAAATCCGATCGTGGGGCTGAATGCGCACGCCGGCCTGACCGACGTCCGCATCGTCTCGCGGGCCGCGGTCGAGTCGGAAGCGCTTGCGGTGATCTCCGCCGCGGAGAGCGACATCCGTTCCGCCCTCCGCGGATACGTCGTCGGCGCCGACGAACAGACTTTGGCCGGTGCGGTCCTCGGCCTGCTGCCGCCGGGGGCGGCGCTTGCCAGCGTAGAATCCGGGACCGCGGGCGCGTTGGCGGCTTTGCTGGAAGCCGAGGAATCGGAGCGCTACCTCGGCGGCCGGATCCTCGGCGCCGCCGGCGGGAGCCGGGAGCTGGCGGAACGGACCCGCGGGGTTCAAGCGGATCTCCGCGCGACCCACGCCGTCGGCCTGGCCGTTCTCCCCGCCAAACGCTGCTTTCGGTCGGAATACGTCATCCGCTGCGGGGATGCGGTGGAGCGGAAGGTTCGGACCCATTTGATCCCGCGCCCGTTGGCCTGCCGCTGGGCCGCCACTGTCGCGTTGACCGCCTGTTGGAACCTCCTCAAGGAATCAGCCCAGCCCTGA